Genomic segment of Bdellovibrio bacteriovorus:
TTTGTCAAAGCTCTCTCGTAAGCGCGGCGGCCGTTAGCTTCAACTTCCACTTCGCCTTCAAGTTCCCCTAAGCCCTGTTTCACGATCGTTGCGATTTCGTTATCGTCTTCAACTACTAAGCATCTCATACAGAGTCACCTTTGTTACGTTCATGTTATTTCTGAGCCCAAGGATATAACAGGTTTGTCTCTAAACAAAAGTCGGAAATGTAATAAAACCCCGTAAACACAGCATTATTACATACATTTAACGGACGTCTCATTTTGGATTGCAAACTTAAAATCAAACTGTGCCGTAATCAGGATTGCATAAATGAGATTTCGCATTTACGGCGAGGCGCGAAAAATAAAAAAACGGGCTCCTGGTCAGAGAGCCCGTTCGACATGGTCATTAGGTTTTTAGATCAGATTATTATCTCTTAAGCTGGATAACCTCGTTCAAAAGTTCATCTGTCGTCGTGATTGTCTTCGCATTCGCTTGGAAACCACGTTGATTTTGAATCATGTTTACGAATTCAGTCGCCAAATCTACAGTAGATCTCTCAAGAGATTTTGCGAACAACTTACCGCGGCCTGCTGAACCCGGGCCACCCAAAGAAGCAGCACCAGAGTCTCTAGATTCTTTCAAACGATTGTTACCAACTTTGAATAGGGCTTCCGGATTTTCGAATTTCGCAAGAGCGATCTGAGCAAGGTCAGAAGCTTGTCCGTTCGAGTAAACCGCAGTCAAGATACCTTCATCATTGAATGACAAGCCAGTGATTGTTCCTGCCGCCGCTCCGTCTTGGTTCCAAGAGATCAAGTCCGAGTTTTTACCGTACTGCTTAGTACCTTCCAAACCTTTACCGCCATCTTTAATAGCGTCACCGAAGTTGATCTTAACTTGTTGACCCTGAAGAGCACCGCCCTTGAAGTTGAATGCAGAGTCAGTCACTTCTTGTGAATCCAATTTACCGTCAACTGTGAAAGTCAATTTACCAGCAACAACTTGAGACAATGCTCCGTCTTCGCCACCAGTCACTTCTTTACCGTCAACCAAACCTTTGAATTCCCACTCACGATCAGCCACTTTATTGAAGAAGAAGCTTACCAAGTGTTTGTTACCTTGAGAGTCATACATCTCTACACCTGTAGAGTAGTGAGAGGTAGAATATGGATCTTTGATATCAAATTTCTTAGTCGCTTCCATGCGCGAGTCTAAGTTCAAATCCAATTTCAATTCTTTTGTAGCTTTCGCTGGGATCAAAGCTCGAGGGAATTTGATATCTGTCATTTTGTTAACGATATTGCCCTTCTCGTCTGTCGAGAAACCTTGAACTCTTTGATTGTCGTTCGTTACCAAGTAACCTTCACGGTCAAAGTGGAAAGAACCGTCACGAGTGAAAGATTCACCATCGGAACCTTTTACTTTGAAGTAACCGTCACCAGAAATCGCCAAGTCAGTGACTTTTTCTGTAGCGTCGATGTTACCTTGAGTTAAGATTGGGTTTACTGCACCGATCTTCACACCGCGACCGATTTGGTTACCACCAAGAATACCTTTTAAGTTTTTAGAAATAATGTCTTGGAATTCTGCACGGCTTGCTTTGAAACCGATAGTGTTCGCGTTGGCGATGTTGTCCCCGATAACGCCCAAAGCCTCGCCTTGCGCAGTCATACCAGACACACCCGTGTAAAGAGATGAAAGAATACCCATGTGACCTCCATGTCGTTGGCGTCTTCAATCGGAATCCGCCGTTTGGAGGGCCTCCTCTACGAGGACCAGCCCTAAAATTATTTAATTTTTCAAACAAAAGCTAACTAAGCCCGTCCACTCTGTTAACTTCTTTGCGAACCAGTTCAGCCTTCGAGCTCCGCTCTTCGGCCTCTTCCGCGTCCGCGGGCGTTCTAGATAACTACTGTTGAGTCGATGTTCGTGAATACATTTTCTTTCAATGCATTCTTATCCATCACCGTCACAACGGTATTATTCTTCACGCTGACGATCAGTGCCGAGTCATTCATTAACACTAATGAATCCTTGGAACCTTTCGCCGCCGCTCTCGAGATCGCGTCTTGCAGCTTCGTGATGTCCTCAGGTGAATAACTAATCCCCCGAGTTCTCATGCGCTCAATCGCGTGATTCGAGAACTTCACTCCTTCAACAGCCTTGGCAAGGCCTTGAGGATTTACTTGTCCAACATTCTGAGGCGTTACGCCCGAGATGTTGTTCAAGGTGTCCTTGAAGGAAGGTCCCTTACCCAAGTCAGGTTGTTTTATCTTCCCTGGCTGGCTCGGAACAAGTTGATCGAATGTTTGTATCTTCTTTAAATCTACCATTACTTCGCTGTCTCCTTAGCGATCTTCTCCATCATGTCGCGGGACAAACCCACATTCTTCATGATATTCGATTTTGCCGTAGGAGCGCTAGCAGTGGAAGATGTTTGTTGAACAACATTCCCCTCTTTTTCAGTTTGTCCTAGGGCATCATCTTTCTTCAAGTCTAGGTTTGTAACATCATTTATTTTCTGGTCGTTACTCATAAGACGAGGGTCTGTGATCTTTTTCACGTCAGAGAAACGAATCGCCTGATTTCCCACGTGAAGAACAGGGCCTTCTGGTGAATAACTCACGCCTGTGATCATTCCTTCGAAGTCTGTTTTCAATCCCATTTTTTTGCCATCGCCTGTTTTTGCTTCTGCGATGAATTGATATTCTCCCGGAGGAGCTTTCATTGCTTTTTCATCCTCACCGTTCCAAGTCAGTTTGTTTTCACCTGGCTTCAAACCTTTGAGGTTGTATGAACGAACAATGTTTCCTTCGGCATCACGAACTTTCACACTCACTTCCGCCGCTTCCATTGGAAGATTGAATTTGAAATCGTGTTCTTTATCATTCACGCCACGAACAACTTTCGAAGAATCACCTGATACAGCTTTGCCGATCAAGTTCAACGCTTGGAAACTTTCTGTTGGTTTCTGTCCGTTTTTCAATTCTTCCAATGTTCTGTTCATGTTCTGCATTTGCTCTAGAGACGAGAAGTTTGCAAGCTGTGCCGCCATCTCGTGACTCTTCATTGGATTCGTCGGATCTTGGTTTTTCATTTGCGTCAGCATCAACTTGAAGAAAGCATCTTTATCCAAGTTGGGATTCCCCGTTGTACGGGCTTTCTTCGCTGGATCCGTCCAATTGGCATCAACGATTTTATTTAAAACTTCGCCGACGTTTTCGCCGCCAAGTTTATCTTTATCGAGAGCACTGATGTTAGAAGCACCCACGTTTTCGGCTTTCGTAGTTGTTGCGCCGAATGCGTTGACTCCTAGTTTGGTACTCATGACTGCCATTGAGGTCTCCTTCTAAAAAGTTTCTTGCTGCTTCAGCTTCCGCGCCTGACGGCGCTTCAGCTCTGCGTGCTACCGCCCAGCGGGCTCACGCCCTTAAGCTACAAGATTTAATCCGCTGCCTTTGCCTTCAACTTTGCGGGAACTTCGAGCGGTGCTGGAAGTTTCGATCGGTTGAAGTGGATCGCGATTGCGCATTCCATAACCTTTTAAGTTTGGCATTTCAGAGTAACCTTCGCGACGTCCTTGTGAACCGAAGTTTTCGTTGAACTGGTTCCAGAACTGGCGAGCTTGATCACGCTGCTGATTGCCGTTGTTATTGGTTTGGTTTTGCATCGCTGTATCCGCAGACGTTGAATTCACAACATCCACCTTTACATTTTCCATTGAGAGCTTGTGAGCAGCAAGACTGGTTTTCAGTTCAGCTAGACTAGACTCAATCGCCTTCTTAGCCTCTTGAGTATCTGCTGACATCTGCATGTTCACTTTACCGTCTTGAAGCATCACTTTCAGATGAATGGTTCCCATGCCTTCTGGAGTCATTTGAACTTTCATCTCCCCGCCACCTTTTTTAATAAGATATTGGGCTTGATTCATGAGCTGCTTCACTGCGGCTTCGTTCTCAGCTTGATTGACGGGCGTTGGCGCTGCAGCTGCGGCTACAGGTGTTGCTTGAGGCAGACCCAAAGCTTCGCCCTTGATAGGCTGAGCATGAACCGCTTCAAGACCGGAAAGGCTGGATTTGAAATCCGCACTTTTCGTCGTCAGTTTCGTCAATGCACTTTCTTTTTCAGAGGACATTCCCTGTTGCGCCAGATTCTGCGAATTCTGTTGCATCATTTGTCCCTGAGATTGGTTTTGGAAGAATTCCTGATTGGCCATCTTGGCATTCGCCTGCGGAACTTGTCCGGCAAGCAATGCTTGAGGCTTTTCAAGTTTAGGAGCTTGCGCTACCTGTTGGAACTCATTCATCAACTCAGGAGCTTGTTCCGCCGCTGGTTGCCCTTCAGCACCTTGAGCTTTCGCCGCCGCTTGTTTCGCCGCGAGTGCCGCCAACAAGGCCGGAGACATCGTCTCATTCATTTGGCCTTTTAAGTGCGGTGGCAATTCAGGCAATGGCTTTGCGTTGGCCGGAGCTTCAGGCATTTCCATCACCGGCGGCGCTTCCATTGGAACTTCCTGGTCTAACGCCGCTGACATAGACTCTTCATCTATGTTCAGATTTTGCGCTAAAGCCGCGTCCAAGGACGGCATTGCCGTGGGTGGAGTTTGCTGCTCTGGGGTCGTCCAAAACTTTTTATTCATGCGATCTACGGAAGCGGTCAAAGCATCTTGCTTGCCTTGAGCCGTCGCCACACGCATTTGCATGTTTTGTTGAGTCATACCAGCGCCACCCGTCACCATTTCTGGTGTCGGCTTGGGTTGTTGCTGTGTTGGCATCTGACTGAGTTGCACAAGCAAAGCGGCATACATGGCCTGCGCTTTTTCAGCGTCTGCTTCGCTTAAACCCAATTGATCAATCACAGCTTCCGCTGTTACCTCGGGAGATTGTGTAAGTTGCTTGTCGTCCAGCTGGGCCATCGCCTCCACAAGTCGTGTGGGAGGGATTTGGAATTCACTCTCGAATGAGTCCATGAACTCTTGAATTGCCTGCTGTCGAACTGCCTTCTTGGCTATCTTCCCTTCGGTTTTGTCGACCGGTTGTTCCTTCTTCGCTTCGGCCTTGGCTTGCTGAGGTTCTTTTTCCTCTTTCTGCCGAGTTTCCTTCTGCGGTGACTCTTTCACTTCCTTCGATTCTTTCGGGCTCTTTGCAGACATCTTGTCTTCGAGGGCCTTGCCGAATGAAGATTCGGAGCCGGAACCTTTGAAGTCTTTATCCACCGTTCTTTCCGGTTGAGACCTCAAATCGGTCGCACCCACCATTGGGGGTCCGACGATACTTTGTAACAAACCTTCCTCCTTCCTTGGAAAAAGTTTTATTTATTTTGCGTCGCTTGCGGGACGTCTTTTATAGCCAGCGAACATCTCAGACAGAACCTGAGCCTTCTCTGGTTTTAACAAATTCATAATATCAGCAGCGTTCTTCTTTTTCATACGACCAAGTATTTCAATTGCCAAATCCTCGTCCATTGTCTCAAAGACTTTGGCCGCTTGTGGCGCTTTCATATTGGTGTACATCTGTACCAAGGTATCGACCTTCTGGTCGTCAGCCTTGACCCGTTCTTCAAGGATGCCGGAAATTTTCGCGCGCATCTCTTCAAGATCTTTCAAACGCTTTTCCAGTTCCACTTTCTGTACTTGAAGTTCCCCCTCCATACGGTTGAGTTCTTCTTCACGTGCATCAAGTTCTTTTTTTCTTTCATTTAATTTTTGCAGGTGATCAATTTCAACGCTACTCATAGAAGCCGCCGCTGGAGCGCTTTCCACGGATTTTTCCACAGGCGCAGCTGCCGCCGCTTTCGGTGCTTCTTCAGCATAGGCCTGACCGGTCATTTGAAATTCCACGCGCTTGATAATTCTTTCGACTTCTTCGTGATTTTGGAATCCCCAGATTGCCATCATCAAACCCATAAAAGAAACGCCCACCATCTTCCAAGGAATCGTGGCTTTTTTCTTCCTTTTTGGTTGAGACATTTTCATACGGCGGCGCAGTTGTTGCTCAACGTCTTCCGATGCAAGATCCAAATGCAATTTTGTCGCTGCAGGTTTTTTATTGAACTTCATTCCACCTTGCTGTTGATCGGCGACTTTACGTGCATTTTGGAAAAATTGATCGTATCCGTTTTTCATTCTTTAGGATTCCTTCACCGCTTTAAAGCGCAGGATGCTTTGCTCATCCATGTCTTTTTGGTCTTGCGCAAGTCTACCAAGTCGATATTCCTCGAACTTGTTTTCACGCATCTTCTCCATAATTTTATATTCCTGAGCGGCTTGTCGCAAAATCTCTCTTTTGGCCTCGACCAATTTTTCGATTTCTTGAACTTTTTGCTTTTGGCGCTGGATGCGGATTTGCTGCCCTTTTAAGAATTCATGAATCTGAGACAGAGCTGGACCTTGGGCCCCGCCCTGATGCGCTAAAGCGCCGGCTTGCGCATGCGCTCCCGTCACTTGCTCATTCATCTGCTCAAGAAGCTCGTTTTCTTTGTTTAAAAGAAGCATGGCCCCCTGAAAGTCCTTCTGGGCCAGATTTTCCTTGATCTTACGATGTTCTAAGACTTTTTGGAGTGGAAATTTAAACTTCATGTTTGCTTACTCCAGCTTCGGGCCTCCGGCCCTTATACTTCACGCTTAAGCGTTCATAAGGATTTGCTGCATTTGACGGACGGTCTGGGTGAAATTTGTTGGGTCTTCGACTCTTTGTTTTAAGAAGTCATTCACCGCATCGATCACTTTCACCGCTTTATCGATCTTAGGATTTGATCCCGGCTTATAGGCACCGATATTGATCAAATCTTCGGCGTCTTTATAGACGGCTAAGGTTTCTCTGAGCTTCTGCGCGAGCTTAGCGTGTTCTGGCGAAGAAACCGCTCGCATCACCCGACTTGCACTTTGCATAACATCAATCGCTGGGAAATGACCTTTTTGCGCCAAAGCACGGCTTAAAACAATATGTCCATCGACGATGGAACGAACTGAATCCCCAATAGGATCATTCATATCGTCACCTTCAACGAGAGTCGTATAGAAACCTGTGATACTGCCTTCTCCTTCAAAAGAACCGGCACGCTCTAAAAGTTTTGGCAAAGTAGCAAACACACTCGGTGTATAACCTTTTTGTGAAGGCGGCTCTCCTGTGCTAAGACCGATTTCACGTTGAGCCATCGCAAAACGTGTGACGGAGTCCATCATTAAAAGAACATTTTTGCCCTGAGAACAGAAATACTCTGCCAAGGCTGTTGCCACATAGGCTCCACGCATACGAAGCAGCGGGCTTTGGTCACTGGTCACACAAACAACCACAGATCGAGCCATTCCCTGCGGCCCCAAATCGTGTTCGATGAACTCCCGAACCTCACGCCCACGTTCACCAATCATCGCGATCACATTCACGTCGGCATTGGTGTTTCGGGCCATCATCCCCAAAAGGACAGACTTACCAACACCAGAACCTGCCATAATAGCGACACGCTGGCCCAGGCCCGCGGTTAATGCGCCATTGATAGCACGAATGCCCAAGTCAATAGGTTCGCGAATAGGGCGACGATCCAAAGGATTTCGCACTTCACTGTAAAGAGGAATTTCACGGAAATTTTCGACTTCGCCCTTGTCATCCAAAGGACGACCTAAGCCATCCACCACACGGCCTAAAAGCTCATCACCCGCACGGACCGTGGCAATCTGGCGAGCCAGAATGATTTTAGAACCCAAAGCCACGCCACGCATGTCATTCAGGGCCATCATCAGAACATGTTTGTCTTTAAAACCAACAACCTCCGCCAGGAAGGACTTATCCATACCCGAGGGGATGATTTGCACGATACTTCCGACACTGGCACCTGGAAGATAGCCCTTAATCAGCATGCCATTTACTTCCGTCACTTTACCGCTATCGCGAGTCAAGTGGATGGAGCTGATGACATCAGAGTACTTCTCCAGATTCAGTTCAAGTTCGTTCATTAGCTAGCAACCTTGTCTTTAACTTTCGGCATGTTTTCAGAAAGAGCGGTCCACAGTTGTTCAATACGCTGTTCAATGCGCGCATCGACTTCACCGTAGTTGGTTTCAACAATACAACCGCCGTCGGCGACTTCAGAACTTGGCTCAAAACGGATTTTCTTTACGAATTCCAACTCGCGGCCCGATTCTTTTTTCAGCTCCTCGAGGAATTCAAACTGTCCCGGAGAAACGCGCACCGTGATATTTTCTTCGTCTTGAGAAAGACTGACGGCATCTTTGAGGATTTGGATCATCACTTCATTATTATTCTGAAGCTCCGTCTTCGCCAGACGAGCCGCCATGTGGAAAGCCAACTTGACCAAATGAGACTCATTGAATGCGGCCATCTCTGTTTTCATTTCTTTGATGCCGTTCAAAAGAACATCCATGGTTTCCATGCGCGAAGCGATTTCCGCAGAAACTTTTTCAAAAGCCTCTTTGCGGCCTTCTTCCAACCCTAGGCGATAAGCCTCTTCATAAGCGCCCTCTTGAATCTCTTTTAGTTTTTCAAGAGCCGCTTCTTCGACCTTTTCTTCTTCACTGACTTGCTCGACATCATCAATACCCGTTTGCATACGGACGGCATCGTTCATTCGGAAGTCAGAACCCTTTTTCTTTTCGGCAAGATAGTTTAAAGCCTGCTCGGGAGTACCCAGATCGAAACGAACGGGTACAAACTCAAGCACGGTCTTTTCAGCCACTTCCTTAGGAAGAACTGACTTCGTCTTAGCATTAAGAGAGGCGTTAGAGCTCCCGGAGCCCGAACTAAGCTTGGAATTAGACCATTGCATCTTCTGAACCACCTCTTGCGATCAAGATCTTTCCTTCCGCCTCTAAGCGGCGAGCCACGTTGACGATCTCTTGTTGTGCAGACTCGACGTCTGACAAACGAGAAGGTCCCATGTTCGACAAATCTTCGCGCAACATATCTGCCGCACGTTGAGAAAGATTCTTGAGGATTTTTCCACGAATCTCTTCGCTGGCTGTCTTGAGTGCCAGAAGAAGTTTTTCGTTCGGCACTTCTTTGAGAAGCGCTTGAATACCACGGTCGTCGATTTTGACAACGTCGTCGAAAACGAACATGAGCTTGCGGATCTCTTCGGCAAGAAGAGGATCTTTTTCTTCCAAGCGGGACATGATCGCCGTCTCGGTATTCTTGTCCATAACGTTGAGCATTTCCGCCACCGGCTGAACACCCCCCAAAGCGGCTTGTTCGACCGTTGCCGTATTGGACAATTGGTTTTTCAAAACTTTGTCGATTTCAGAAATCAATTCCGGATCTACGTGTTCCAAGTTCGCCATACGCAGTACCACTTCGGCTTGAAGGGCTTCTGGAAGACGTTTTAGAACCTCACCTTTTTTCTCAGGCTCTAGGTGCGCCAAGATCACAGCGACTGTCTGAGGATGTTCGTTCACTAAGAACGTCGCCAAAGATTTCGCATCGACCATTTCAAGAGACTCCAAAGAGCGCGATCCACCGGATGTGATATTCAAACCACCCAGGATACCACGGGCTCTTTCCTCTCCCAAGGCATCGACGATCGTGTCTTTGGCAGAGATGCTTTCAGAGAAGATGTAATCTTCTGTTTCAGAGATCATTTCATAGAACTCTTCCAACACACGCTTTGTCACGTGAACAGGAACGACACGCAATTTACTCATCTGATTGATAAGTTTGCGAATGTCAGCATCATCCATGCGGCGAAGAAGGACTTTGACAGCGTCTTTACCCAGATAGTTGATAAGGATTGCGGCCTTATCAAAACCTTTGAGCTGTTCATACTCGATATTATCGGCCTTATGTAATTTCATTAGCCATCCTTCCTAACAAGCCACATACCAAAGGCATTGGCTGCTTTCTCTTCGTCTCGTGACATAGTCGCCATGATACGATCTTTGAGAAGTTCGCTTTCCGCTTTTTCTGGATCGATTGATTCCTGCAGGACAGGAAGAGCCGCCGACATACCAGGAAGCGTGTTATCCACGGATTGTAATTCTTCAAGTTCTTCAATTGTACGAGGCAACATTTCCTCCACAGAGTCTTGGAAGCTGTCTGTAATCCACTGCATGAATGGACGAACCACGATGAAGAAGAACAGAGCCAAGCTGAATCCCAACAACGCCCATTTAAACAAGGCATGGATCAACTTCTTGCGTTCCAATGTCGTTAAGATCTTCTCTGCTTCAGAGAAGTCTTCTGGTTGGAACTGCATGCTTTCAATTTTAACACTGTCACCACGAGCTGTATTGAAACCGATCGCGTTTTTAACCAGGTCTTCGTACTTTTTAAGATCTTCCGCGCTGCGAGGTTGGTAAGTCGTCTCTGTTGTGCCGTCTTCTTTTGTTTTAGTAACGGCAATACCATCAACCACAACCGCGACACTCACGCGCTCTAAGTTCCCAGCGGCCTCACGAATGTTGCGCACTGTTTTTGGAACTTCATAGTTCGTCGTTTTGATTTCTTTTTTAACGTCTTGCTTGAAGCCTACAGTTCCTTGATCTTCCGCACCTGGAAGATTCGAACGAGACCCCGGAACGCCGGCTGGATTCACACGCGAACCATCTAAAGATTCTTCCTCAGATTGTTGTGAACGAATCGCCGTTTTATCTGGATCAACCAATTCTTCAACCGAAGAGATCACACGGTGATTCAAAGTCGCATCCACTTTCGCAACGACTTTAGCGTGACCTACTACTTTAGAAAGGATGTCTTCGATACGATTCTCAAGATCGCCTTCGATTTTTGCCTTTAGATCCAAAAGATCGTTAGAACCTGTCGTCGCGCCATTTTCCTGACGAGTCAGAACTTTACCACGTTCATCAAGAACGGTGACTTTATCAGCATCCATACCTTCAACTGCATTCGCAACTAGGTAGCGGATACCACGAACTTGTTCCGGAGCAAGTTCTTTACCTTGATGAAGTTCAACCACAACCGAAGCTGATGCCTGGCCGCCTTCTTCAAGGAATGTTTTTTTATTTGGCAAAGCCAAGATTACTTTGGACTGTTTTACGGCCGTCAAAGTGTTGATCGCTCTCATCAATTCACCTTGAAGGGCTCTTTGGTAATTGATTTTCTGAGCGTAAGAGTTCATCCCAAAATCTTGCTTATCGAAAATTTCAAGACCGATGGAACCCATTTTTGGAGAGCCGATTTCAGACATCAACGTCATTTGCGTTGAATGAAGAAGCTCTTTCGGAATAGCAACAGTTTTACCTTCGTCACGAAGTTGGAAGGGGATGTTCTTTTCATTCAGTTTTGCAACGATGGTAGAAACTTGTTCTGTCGGAATATTGGTGAAAAGCGGTACATAGTCTTTACCGGATGCCATGAAAAGCATCGTCAATAAAGCCACAACAGCTATGACTGTAACCGCAATGACTGAAAGTCTTTTGGTTGGCCCTAAATTCTTGAAGAACTCTCTAAACTGGACAACCAATCCGCCAAATATTTTGTTCAAGGTAACCCCTCCGACCTAAAACCGAAATCTCAAATAAATTAAATCAAACCTGCATTTTCATGACTTCTTGGTACGCATCAATAATCTTGTTACGTACTTGCACCATCACTTTGAGGGCGATGTCTGCTTTTTCAGCGGCGATCATGACTTCTGCGACGTTGTCTGTTTTTCCAGTGGCCAAGTTTTGCATAGCCTTATCCGAAGACTTTTGCATCTCGTTCACACTGCTGACAGCGTCCTTCAGGGTGTCGGCGAAGCTCTTGCCAGTATCTGCTGTAGAACTCGTTGATTTAGGACCCTCGATGCTTAAAGACTTGGAGTCACGAATGACACCAGTATCGAGAAACCTGTTTGCATTTGATACAGTAAAACCCTCCATGGCTTCACCTTCTCCTCTTACAAAAATTGTATAAAACTAAACTAAAAAAGTCCTTAAAATTTGCCCCAGTCTAGGAAAATTCCTCCTGGGCTTTCAGTCTTAGCGACCTATCTCCAAAGCACTCAGCGCCATATCTTTTGACGCTTGAAGAGCCGTCACATTCGCCTCATAGGAGCGAGTGGCCTGTATCATATTGGTCATCTCTTCCATAAGGTTGATATTGGGATAAGCGACGTATCCATCGGCATTTGCATCAGGATGATCTGGTTCATATTTCAACAATGGGGCTTTGCGATCCGAGATAATATCGGTGACCTGGACCCTTTGGAAATTTCCTTTGGGATCGGTCGAGGTGATGATCTCACCAAAATTTTTGGCGTCGGGCATCGACTCGAAAACCACATCCTTACGGCGATACGGACCGCCTTCAGGTGTCTGAGTCGTATTGATATTCGCGATGTTGCTCGCAATAGTATTCATGCGCATTCTTTGCGCTGCCATACCACTGCTACTTACTCTCATCCCTGTCAGAAAATCAGCCATCCTGGCCTCCTCTCAGAACTCTCAAATCCTAAGTTCTATCTGCCGTCGTTCGCCGCGTATTTAAGAGCGGCCATTTTTTTATTGATCAGTTGCAGAGCTGCTTTGTACAGAACCGCATTTTCTGATAACGCCGACATTTCTTTTTCTACGTCCACTGTGTTGCCATCGTTATTCACGGCACCTTCAGGGTCTTCATAGATATCAGGTCTAGTTTTTGAAACAGAAACCCCACCGATGCCGAAGTGCTGTGAATCACTTGTGCTTAGGGAGTTTGCGCCATCTAAATCCAGGGCTCTTTGCAACGCGCCTTCGAAATCCATTTTCTTAGCGTGATAGCCCGGAGTCTCGGCATTCGCGATATTCGAAGCCGTGACGTTGTGGCGGAGTTGTCTCATCGCCAACGATGTGGCGAGGGCATTGGTTGTTTTATCAAAAATTCCGTTACTCATAAAACACCGGCCTCCTTGTATTCGTTTAATTTATTTCTCAATGTTCTAATACTAATCCCTAACATCTGAGCGGCTCGAGTACGGTTCTGCGCCGTCAACTCCAAGGTCTGTATGATAAGACGCTTTTCCACCTCAGAAAGGGACATTCCAGGGGCAAAATCCAGCTCCATATCCTCAACAATGGCCTCAAATTGAATAGATTCGGGGCCAATCAGTGAAGATTTTGCAAGAACGACGGATCTTTCAAGAACGTTTTCAAGTTCACGGATGTTTCCCGGCCAGTTCCATGCCGTCAAACGCTCGTAAGCTTCGGCCGTCAAACGCAAGCCAGACTTCCCGTGCATGATTTGCGCGACTTCTAAAATAAAAGTCACAATATTCTGAAAATCAGCCAAACGATCTTCAAGGCGAGGAACTTCTAAATGAACCACTGCTAATTTATAGAACAAATCCTGACGGAACTGTTCTTGCTTAACCAACGAGCGAAGATCACGTCGTGAAGTAGAAATAAAACGTGGGCGAGAAGAGCCCGCTCTTTCCACAAGCCTCATCAATTCATTTTGCAAAGCAGGATTTGCACAATCCAAATCCTCAATCAAAAGAGTGCCACCATCGACCTTTGAAAAATCAAAACCGCCGGCATTCTTACAGTCCAAAGTGTACAAACGGGCCGAACGGCTTTTAGCATAAATATAGCGAGCTAAACTGGTTTTTCCCACACCGGCTTCACCAAGAATCAGCAGGCTTGCTTGCGTTGCCGCCAACTGCAAACTTAGCTGCTTTACTTCGTGCATTCTTCTGTCTTCGATGTGTATCGCATCAAAATCAAAGTACGACATCAAATCTCCCTATTGCCCTTGCTCGTTCTCAGACATCGCTGGAATTCTTTGGATATATTTCTTGTAACCGTCGCGCCATTCGGAATTCTTCAGCTGCTCTTGCGCTAAGTTTTTCCAAAAGCCACTTTTTTCACCTTTAAATTCATTCCAAACTTCGGCGGCTTTTTGCACTTCACCGCGTTTGAAATAAATTT
This window contains:
- a CDS encoding FliI/YscN family ATPase, which gives rise to MNELELNLEKYSDVISSIHLTRDSGKVTEVNGMLIKGYLPGASVGSIVQIIPSGMDKSFLAEVVGFKDKHVLMMALNDMRGVALGSKIILARQIATVRAGDELLGRVVDGLGRPLDDKGEVENFREIPLYSEVRNPLDRRPIREPIDLGIRAINGALTAGLGQRVAIMAGSGVGKSVLLGMMARNTNADVNVIAMIGERGREVREFIEHDLGPQGMARSVVVCVTSDQSPLLRMRGAYVATALAEYFCSQGKNVLLMMDSVTRFAMAQREIGLSTGEPPSQKGYTPSVFATLPKLLERAGSFEGEGSITGFYTTLVEGDDMNDPIGDSVRSIVDGHIVLSRALAQKGHFPAIDVMQSASRVMRAVSSPEHAKLAQKLRETLAVYKDAEDLINIGAYKPGSNPKIDKAVKVIDAVNDFLKQRVEDPTNFTQTVRQMQQILMNA
- a CDS encoding FliH/SctL family protein; its protein translation is MQWSNSKLSSGSGSSNASLNAKTKSVLPKEVAEKTVLEFVPVRFDLGTPEQALNYLAEKKKGSDFRMNDAVRMQTGIDDVEQVSEEEKVEEAALEKLKEIQEGAYEEAYRLGLEEGRKEAFEKVSAEIASRMETMDVLLNGIKEMKTEMAAFNESHLVKLAFHMAARLAKTELQNNNEVMIQILKDAVSLSQDEENITVRVSPGQFEFLEELKKESGRELEFVKKIRFEPSSEVADGGCIVETNYGEVDARIEQRIEQLWTALSENMPKVKDKVAS
- the fliG gene encoding flagellar motor switch protein FliG; protein product: MKLHKADNIEYEQLKGFDKAAILINYLGKDAVKVLLRRMDDADIRKLINQMSKLRVVPVHVTKRVLEEFYEMISETEDYIFSESISAKDTIVDALGEERARGILGGLNITSGGSRSLESLEMVDAKSLATFLVNEHPQTVAVILAHLEPEKKGEVLKRLPEALQAEVVLRMANLEHVDPELISEIDKVLKNQLSNTATVEQAALGGVQPVAEMLNVMDKNTETAIMSRLEEKDPLLAEEIRKLMFVFDDVVKIDDRGIQALLKEVPNEKLLLALKTASEEIRGKILKNLSQRAADMLREDLSNMGPSRLSDVESAQQEIVNVARRLEAEGKILIARGGSEDAMV
- the fliF gene encoding flagellar basal-body MS-ring/collar protein FliF, which encodes MNKIFGGLVVQFREFFKNLGPTKRLSVIAVTVIAVVALLTMLFMASGKDYVPLFTNIPTEQVSTIVAKLNEKNIPFQLRDEGKTVAIPKELLHSTQMTLMSEIGSPKMGSIGLEIFDKQDFGMNSYAQKINYQRALQGELMRAINTLTAVKQSKVILALPNKKTFLEEGGQASASVVVELHQGKELAPEQVRGIRYLVANAVEGMDADKVTVLDERGKVLTRQENGATTGSNDLLDLKAKIEGDLENRIEDILSKVVGHAKVVAKVDATLNHRVISSVEELVDPDKTAIRSQQSEEESLDGSRVNPAGVPGSRSNLPGAEDQGTVGFKQDVKKEIKTTNYEVPKTVRNIREAAGNLERVSVAVVVDGIAVTKTKEDGTTETTYQPRSAEDLKKYEDLVKNAIGFNTARGDSVKIESMQFQPEDFSEAEKILTTLERKKLIHALFKWALLGFSLALFFFIVVRPFMQWITDSFQDSVEEMLPRTIEELEELQSVDNTLPGMSAALPVLQESIDPEKAESELLKDRIMATMSRDEEKAANAFGMWLVRKDG
- the fliE gene encoding flagellar hook-basal body complex protein FliE; its protein translation is MEGFTVSNANRFLDTGVIRDSKSLSIEGPKSTSSTADTGKSFADTLKDAVSSVNEMQKSSDKAMQNLATGKTDNVAEVMIAAEKADIALKVMVQVRNKIIDAYQEVMKMQV
- the flgC gene encoding flagellar basal body rod protein FlgC — protein: MADFLTGMRVSSSGMAAQRMRMNTIASNIANINTTQTPEGGPYRRKDVVFESMPDAKNFGEIITSTDPKGNFQRVQVTDIISDRKAPLLKYEPDHPDANADGYVAYPNINLMEEMTNMIQATRSYEANVTALQASKDMALSALEIGR